One Streptomyces sp. R28 DNA window includes the following coding sequences:
- a CDS encoding 3-hydroxyacyl-CoA dehydrogenase NAD-binding domain-containing protein, which translates to MTQSTTIRWEQDRTGVVTLVLDDPNQSANTMNQAFRASLAVITDRLEAEKDTIRGVIITSAKKTFFAGGDLRDLIRVTPETAQELFDGGMEIKRNLRRIETLGKPVVAAMNGAALGGGYEIALACHHRIALDAPGSKIGCPEVTLGLLPGGGGVARTVRLLGIADALLKVLLQGTQYNPQRALQNGLIDDVAATQEELLAKARAFIEANPESQQPWDKPGYRIPGGTPANPKFAANLPAFPANLRKQTNGAPYPAPRNILAAAVEGSQVDFETAQVIEARYFVELAAGQTSKNMIQAFFFDLQAVNSGANRPKGIEARGVRKVAVLGAGMMGAGIAYSCARVGIEVVLKDVTLEAAVKGKAYSEKLCAKAVSRGRTTQEKADALLARITPTADPQGVAGCDAVIEAVFENPELKHKVFQEIQDIVAPDALLCSNTSTLPITALAEGVERQADFIGLHFFSPVDKMPLVEIIKGERTGEEALARAFDLVRQINKTPIVVNDSRGFFTSRVIGHFINEGVAMVGEGIEPASVEQAAAQAGYPAKVLSLMDELTLTLPRKIRSESKRAVEEAGGTWTSHPAEAVIDRMVDEFDRTGRSAGAGFYDYDADGKRTALWPGLREHFTREGAEIPFRDMQERMLFSEALDTVRLLEEGVLTSVADANIGSIFGIGFPGWTGGVLQYINGYEGGVPGFVARARELAESYGDRFTPPALLVEKAEKGERFEDA; encoded by the coding sequence ATGACACAGAGCACCACCATCCGCTGGGAACAGGACCGTACCGGCGTCGTCACCCTCGTCCTCGACGACCCCAACCAGTCCGCGAACACCATGAACCAGGCGTTCCGCGCCTCCCTCGCCGTGATCACCGACCGGCTGGAGGCCGAGAAGGACACCATCCGCGGCGTCATCATCACCTCCGCCAAGAAGACCTTCTTCGCCGGCGGCGACCTGCGCGACCTGATCCGGGTCACCCCCGAGACCGCGCAGGAGCTGTTCGACGGCGGCATGGAGATCAAGCGGAACCTGCGCCGCATCGAGACCCTGGGCAAGCCGGTCGTCGCCGCGATGAACGGTGCGGCCCTGGGCGGCGGTTACGAGATCGCGCTCGCCTGCCACCACCGCATCGCCCTCGACGCCCCCGGCTCCAAGATCGGCTGCCCCGAGGTCACCCTCGGCCTGCTCCCGGGCGGTGGCGGCGTCGCACGCACCGTCCGTCTCCTCGGCATCGCCGACGCGCTGCTGAAGGTCCTCCTCCAGGGCACCCAGTACAACCCGCAGCGCGCCCTGCAGAACGGCCTGATCGACGACGTGGCCGCCACCCAGGAGGAACTGCTCGCCAAGGCCCGCGCCTTCATCGAGGCCAACCCCGAGTCGCAGCAGCCCTGGGACAAGCCGGGCTACCGGATCCCCGGCGGTACGCCCGCCAACCCCAAGTTCGCGGCGAACCTGCCCGCCTTCCCGGCCAACCTGCGCAAGCAGACGAACGGCGCTCCTTACCCGGCCCCGCGCAACATCCTGGCGGCCGCCGTCGAGGGCTCGCAGGTCGACTTCGAGACGGCACAGGTCATCGAAGCCCGCTACTTCGTGGAGCTGGCGGCGGGCCAGACGTCCAAGAACATGATCCAGGCGTTCTTCTTCGACCTCCAGGCCGTCAACTCCGGCGCCAACCGCCCCAAGGGCATCGAGGCGCGGGGGGTCCGCAAGGTCGCCGTCCTGGGCGCCGGGATGATGGGTGCGGGCATCGCCTACTCGTGCGCCCGCGTCGGCATCGAGGTGGTCCTGAAGGACGTGACCCTCGAAGCCGCGGTCAAGGGCAAGGCCTACTCGGAGAAGCTGTGCGCGAAGGCGGTCTCCAGGGGCCGTACGACGCAGGAGAAGGCCGACGCCCTGCTGGCGCGCATCACGCCGACGGCCGACCCCCAGGGCGTGGCCGGCTGTGACGCGGTCATCGAGGCGGTGTTCGAGAACCCGGAGCTCAAGCACAAGGTGTTCCAGGAGATCCAGGACATCGTCGCGCCTGACGCGCTGCTGTGCTCCAACACCTCCACGCTGCCGATCACCGCGCTGGCCGAGGGCGTCGAGCGCCAGGCCGACTTCATCGGACTGCACTTCTTCTCGCCCGTCGACAAGATGCCGCTGGTCGAGATCATCAAGGGCGAGCGTACGGGGGAGGAGGCGCTGGCCCGCGCCTTCGACCTGGTCCGCCAGATCAACAAGACGCCGATCGTCGTCAACGACTCCCGCGGCTTCTTCACCTCCCGCGTCATCGGCCACTTCATCAATGAGGGCGTGGCGATGGTCGGCGAGGGCATCGAGCCCGCGTCGGTCGAACAGGCGGCGGCCCAGGCGGGCTACCCCGCCAAGGTCCTCTCCCTGATGGACGAACTGACCCTCACGCTGCCGCGCAAGATCCGGAGCGAGTCCAAGCGGGCCGTGGAGGAGGCGGGCGGCACCTGGACGTCCCACCCCGCCGAGGCCGTCATCGACCGCATGGTCGACGAGTTCGACCGCACGGGCCGCAGCGCGGGCGCCGGCTTCTACGACTACGACGCCGACGGCAAGCGGACGGCCCTGTGGCCGGGCCTGCGCGAGCACTTCACGCGCGAGGGCGCCGAGATCCCCTTCCGGGACATGCAGGAACGCATGCTGTTCTCGGAGGCGCTCGACACGGTCAGGCTCCTGGAGGAGGGCGTCCTGACATCCGTCGCCGACGCCAACATCGGTTCCATCTTCGGCATCGGCTTCCCCGGCTGGACGGGCGGCGTCCTGCAGTACATCAACGGCTACGAGGGCGGCGTCCCCGGCTTCGTGGCCCGCGCGCGTGAGTTGGCGGAGAGCTACGGGGATCGGTTCACGCCGCCGGCGCTGCTGGTGGAGAAGGCGGAGAAGGGGGAGCGGTTCGAGGACGCGTGA
- a CDS encoding thiamine pyrophosphate-binding protein has translation MGSRPALALLDILRDEGVDRVFGNPGTTELPFLAALSEADDAPAYVLGIHEGAVVSMADGYARGTGRPAFVSLHIAAGLANGLIGLLNARRSRTPLVVTAGQQDRRHLQQDPMLSGDLTGLAAPAVKATFDVQHARDLPLALRRAFALAVRPPAGPVFLSVPMDLLAEDTEIEVPPRTPTPAPGPAPGLERAALLLGDAARPAIVAGDGVGREDALGALVRTAEAYGATVHHQPMADGLNFPTTHPLHAGMLPPRHDAIRSALAAYDTVLIVGAHAFTPHHYTPGPALPPGLTVVQLDSDPDEIGRNFPARTGLVGSLAPSLHRLAELLRDHVPDHTAKSRILRAGERHAAERERAESAAQAAYSAAPLAPWAAAHAVARGLPPDAVVVEEAITVGLLLRRLVRLDRPGSYTYTVGGGLGWGIGAAVGRALAEPGRPVVAVLGDGCTLFGLQGLWSAARQAAPVLFVVMSNGAYRTLQDTYESMGGQGVCPGTELGPLDFTQAAAFFGVDAVRARSATHLRELVSGAGKLTRPLLVDVPLRA, from the coding sequence ATGGGATCCCGCCCCGCCCTCGCCCTGCTGGACATCCTGCGCGACGAGGGCGTGGACCGCGTCTTCGGCAACCCGGGAACCACCGAACTGCCCTTCCTGGCAGCGCTCTCGGAAGCGGACGACGCCCCCGCATACGTCCTCGGCATCCACGAGGGCGCCGTCGTCTCCATGGCCGACGGCTACGCCCGCGGCACCGGCCGCCCCGCCTTCGTGAGCCTGCACATCGCGGCCGGCCTCGCCAACGGCCTGATCGGCCTGCTCAACGCCCGCCGCTCCCGCACCCCCCTCGTGGTGACGGCCGGCCAGCAGGACCGCCGCCACCTCCAGCAGGACCCGATGCTGTCGGGCGACCTGACAGGCCTGGCGGCCCCCGCGGTGAAGGCGACGTTCGACGTCCAGCACGCCCGAGACCTCCCGCTCGCCCTGCGCCGCGCCTTCGCCCTCGCCGTACGTCCGCCCGCAGGGCCCGTGTTCCTCTCCGTCCCCATGGACCTCCTCGCCGAGGACACCGAGATCGAGGTCCCGCCCCGCACCCCCACACCCGCACCAGGACCGGCCCCGGGCCTGGAACGGGCCGCCCTCCTGCTCGGCGACGCCGCCCGCCCCGCGATCGTCGCCGGCGACGGAGTAGGCCGCGAGGACGCCCTCGGCGCACTCGTGCGCACCGCGGAGGCCTACGGCGCCACCGTCCACCACCAACCGATGGCCGACGGCCTGAACTTCCCGACCACCCACCCCCTCCACGCCGGGATGCTGCCCCCGCGCCACGACGCCATCCGCAGCGCGCTCGCCGCGTACGACACCGTGCTGATCGTCGGGGCACACGCCTTCACCCCGCACCACTACACCCCCGGCCCCGCCCTGCCGCCCGGCCTCACCGTCGTACAACTCGACTCCGACCCGGACGAGATCGGCCGCAACTTCCCCGCCCGCACCGGCCTCGTCGGCTCCCTCGCCCCCTCCCTGCACCGCCTCGCCGAACTGCTCCGCGACCACGTACCCGACCACACCGCCAAGTCCCGCATCCTGCGCGCGGGCGAACGGCACGCCGCCGAGCGCGAGCGTGCCGAGTCCGCGGCCCAGGCCGCCTACTCCGCGGCCCCGCTCGCCCCCTGGGCCGCCGCCCACGCCGTGGCCCGGGGGCTGCCGCCCGACGCCGTGGTCGTCGAAGAGGCCATCACGGTCGGCCTGTTGTTACGCCGCCTCGTACGCCTCGACCGCCCCGGCAGCTACACCTACACCGTCGGCGGCGGCCTCGGCTGGGGCATCGGCGCCGCCGTCGGCCGCGCGCTCGCCGAACCCGGCCGGCCGGTGGTCGCCGTCCTGGGCGACGGCTGCACGCTGTTCGGCCTGCAGGGCCTGTGGAGCGCCGCCCGGCAGGCCGCTCCTGTCCTGTTCGTGGTGATGAGCAACGGCGCCTACCGCACCCTCCAGGACACCTACGAGTCGATGGGCGGCCAGGGCGTCTGCCCGGGCACCGAGCTGGGGCCACTGGACTTCACCCAGGCCGCGGCCTTCTTCGGCGTCGACGCGGTACGGGCGCGGAGCGCGACCCACTTGCGGGAACTGGTCTCCGGGGCGGGGAAGTTGACCCGGCCGCTCCTCGTCGACGTACCCCTGCGAGCGTGA
- a CDS encoding IclR family transcriptional regulator: MLARGAALLRACGDRDHALTLAELALRTGLPKPTAHRLIGELVRLGLVERTPEGAYRIGLGLFVLGQSAPSVRELCDAALPYLGDLHDATQENVHLAVPDGTDTLFLEKVTGRRATPIASRIGGRLPAHCTATGKVFLALAQDPRPPHRTLPRLTPRTLVLPGQLARDLALTRARGYGVNLEEAEVGVSAVVAPVYARGHGSRPIAAISVTGGTRRLDVDRVGARVCAAARALTRTLSA, from the coding sequence GTGCTCGCCCGCGGCGCGGCGCTGCTGCGTGCCTGCGGCGACCGCGACCACGCCCTCACCCTCGCCGAACTCGCCCTGCGCACCGGTCTGCCCAAACCCACCGCGCACCGGCTGATCGGCGAACTGGTCCGGCTCGGCCTCGTCGAGCGCACGCCCGAGGGTGCCTACCGCATCGGGCTCGGCCTCTTCGTCCTCGGCCAGTCGGCGCCGTCCGTGCGCGAACTGTGCGACGCCGCACTGCCGTACCTGGGCGACCTGCACGACGCCACGCAGGAGAACGTGCACCTGGCCGTCCCGGACGGCACCGACACCCTGTTCCTGGAGAAGGTCACCGGCCGCCGCGCCACTCCGATCGCCTCCCGCATCGGCGGCCGCCTGCCCGCCCACTGCACCGCCACCGGCAAGGTGTTCCTCGCCCTCGCCCAGGACCCGCGCCCACCGCACCGCACGCTGCCCCGCCTCACCCCGCGCACCCTCGTCCTGCCCGGCCAACTCGCCCGCGACCTCGCCCTGACCCGGGCCCGCGGCTACGGCGTCAACCTGGAGGAGGCCGAGGTCGGCGTCTCGGCCGTCGTCGCCCCCGTGTACGCGCGCGGCCATGGCTCCCGCCCGATCGCCGCGATCTCCGTCACCGGCGGCACCCGCCGCCTCGACGTGGACCGGGTCGGCGCCCGGGTGTGCGCGGCGGCACGGGCGCTGACGCGGACACTGTCAGCCTGA
- a CDS encoding MerR family transcriptional regulator, whose translation MTTDAPEGPTLTIDELAARAGMTVRTVRFYGTKGLLPPPVIGPRRVGHYGREHLARLALIEELQQQGMTLAAIERYLQQLPPDLGAHDLAIHRAVVASWAPEAVATVTRAELERRAGQALGDDDVERLAAMGVVEAGGREGDGSGDYRVDLGLLRLGVGLLDVPLSQEAILAARKVLIEHSRAAAHELSQLFRGEVSQRAAQDVKSLSASMQPVVVQALLTTFQRSLREELTQWLGDMPGEGGSGER comes from the coding sequence ATGACGACCGACGCCCCCGAGGGGCCGACCCTCACGATCGACGAGCTGGCCGCGCGGGCGGGTATGACGGTCCGCACGGTGCGGTTCTACGGCACCAAGGGGCTGCTGCCGCCCCCGGTGATCGGTCCGCGCAGAGTGGGGCACTACGGGCGTGAGCATCTGGCCCGGCTGGCGCTCATCGAGGAGTTGCAGCAGCAGGGCATGACGCTGGCGGCCATCGAACGGTATCTGCAGCAGCTGCCACCCGATCTGGGCGCCCATGACCTCGCCATTCACCGGGCCGTGGTGGCCTCCTGGGCGCCGGAGGCCGTGGCGACGGTGACGCGGGCGGAGCTGGAGCGGCGGGCAGGGCAGGCCCTCGGCGACGACGACGTGGAGCGGCTGGCCGCGATGGGGGTGGTCGAGGCCGGGGGCCGGGAGGGGGACGGGTCCGGCGACTACCGCGTCGATCTCGGGCTGCTGCGGCTGGGCGTGGGGCTGCTGGACGTACCGCTGTCGCAGGAGGCGATCCTCGCGGCGCGCAAGGTCCTCATCGAGCACTCGCGTGCCGCCGCGCACGAGTTGTCGCAGCTCTTCCGCGGGGAGGTGTCGCAGCGTGCGGCGCAGGACGTGAAGTCGCTGTCCGCATCCATGCAACCCGTGGTGGTGCAGGCCCTGTTGACGACCTTTCAGCGGTCGTTGAGGGAGGAACTGACGCAGTGGCTCGGCGACATGCCGGGCGAAGGCGGCTCAGGGGAACGCTGA
- a CDS encoding amino acid permease: protein MSKDAVNTAVAAPRTDAASVPADAGDAGYSKDLKARHVNMIAIGGAIGTGLFLGAGGRLHNAGPALAIAYLVCGIFAFFVVRALGELVLYRPSSGSFVSYAREFLGEKGAYVAGWMYFLNWSTTGIADITAIALYTHYWSMFTDIPQWVLALAALAVVLAVNLISVKIFGEMEFWFAIIKVATLVGFMLIGIFLLATQHEVGGQTPGLDVITDHGGVFPHGLMPVVLVMQGVIFAYAALELVGVAAGETAEPEKVVPRAVNSIMWRVGLFYVGSVVLLALLLPGSLYSADESPFVTVLSKIGVEGAGDVMNLVVLTAAMSSLNSGLYSTGRILRSMAMAGSAPKFTARMNRSQVPYGGILLTCAVCVLGVGLNYLMPSQAFEIVLNVASLGIISTWVIIMICHLLFVRRAKEGLLTRPSFRLPGSPVTEIVTIAFLLSVLALMWNDPEVGRKTLLLIPVIAAMLVAGWYAIRRRVARAEDRELTGLTK, encoded by the coding sequence GTGAGCAAGGACGCCGTGAACACGGCAGTGGCCGCACCCCGTACCGACGCGGCCTCGGTGCCCGCGGACGCGGGCGACGCCGGTTACAGCAAGGACCTCAAGGCCCGCCACGTCAACATGATCGCCATCGGCGGGGCCATCGGCACCGGCCTCTTCCTCGGCGCCGGCGGACGCCTCCACAACGCGGGCCCGGCGCTGGCGATCGCCTACCTGGTCTGCGGCATCTTCGCCTTCTTCGTCGTCCGTGCCCTCGGCGAGCTGGTGCTCTACCGCCCCTCGTCCGGATCCTTCGTGTCGTACGCGCGCGAGTTCCTCGGCGAGAAGGGCGCGTACGTCGCCGGCTGGATGTACTTCCTGAACTGGTCGACGACCGGTATCGCCGACATCACCGCGATCGCGCTGTACACGCACTACTGGAGCATGTTCACCGACATCCCCCAGTGGGTGCTGGCCCTGGCGGCCCTCGCGGTGGTCCTGGCGGTGAACCTGATCTCGGTGAAGATCTTCGGCGAGATGGAGTTCTGGTTCGCGATCATCAAGGTCGCCACGCTCGTCGGCTTCATGCTCATCGGCATCTTCCTGCTCGCCACCCAGCACGAGGTCGGCGGCCAGACCCCGGGCCTGGATGTGATCACCGACCACGGCGGCGTCTTCCCGCACGGCCTGATGCCCGTCGTCCTCGTCATGCAGGGCGTGATCTTCGCGTACGCCGCGCTGGAGCTGGTCGGCGTCGCGGCGGGCGAGACCGCCGAGCCGGAGAAGGTCGTCCCGCGCGCGGTGAACTCGATCATGTGGCGCGTCGGCCTCTTCTACGTCGGCTCGGTCGTCCTCCTCGCCCTCCTCCTCCCCGGCTCGCTCTACTCGGCCGACGAGAGCCCCTTCGTCACGGTCCTGTCGAAGATCGGCGTCGAGGGCGCGGGCGACGTGATGAACCTGGTGGTCCTGACGGCGGCGATGTCGTCGCTGAACTCCGGTCTGTACTCCACGGGCCGCATCCTCCGCTCGATGGCGATGGCGGGCTCGGCCCCGAAGTTCACCGCCCGCATGAACCGCAGCCAGGTCCCCTACGGCGGGATCCTGCTCACCTGCGCGGTGTGCGTGCTCGGCGTCGGCCTGAACTACCTCATGCCCAGCCAGGCCTTCGAGATCGTGCTGAACGTCGCCTCCCTCGGCATCATCTCGACCTGGGTGATCATCATGATCTGCCACCTGCTCTTCGTCCGCCGCGCCAAGGAGGGCCTGCTCACCCGACCGAGCTTCCGTCTCCCCGGCAGCCCGGTCACGGAGATCGTGACGATCGCCTTCCTCCTCTCCGTACTCGCCCTGATGTGGAACGACCCGGAGGTCGGCCGCAAGACCCTGCTCCTCATCCCGGTCATCGCGGCGATGCTGGTCGCCGGCTGGTACGCGATCCGACGCCGGGTCGCGCGAGCGGAGGACCGGGAGCTGACCGGCCTCACGAAGTAA
- a CDS encoding macro domain-containing protein, translating to MSEITYIRGDATVPSAKGVKVIAHVCNDIGGWGKGFVLAISRRWPEPEKSYRAWHRERASNDFALGAVQFVQVEPYVWVANMVGQRGIRTGSKGVPVRYEAIDLALERLADKVAELGASVHMPRIGCGLAGGKWSRVEPLITERLVRRGIAVTVYNQGEGAS from the coding sequence ATGTCGGAGATCACTTACATCCGGGGTGACGCCACCGTTCCGTCGGCGAAGGGCGTCAAGGTGATCGCCCATGTCTGCAACGACATCGGGGGCTGGGGGAAGGGCTTCGTCCTGGCCATATCGCGCCGCTGGCCGGAGCCCGAGAAGTCCTACCGCGCATGGCACCGCGAGCGCGCCTCGAACGACTTCGCCCTGGGCGCGGTCCAGTTCGTCCAGGTGGAGCCGTATGTCTGGGTTGCCAACATGGTCGGCCAGCGCGGCATCCGGACCGGCAGCAAGGGGGTGCCCGTGCGCTACGAGGCGATCGACCTGGCGCTGGAACGGCTGGCCGACAAGGTGGCCGAACTCGGCGCGTCCGTGCACATGCCGCGAATAGGGTGCGGGTTGGCCGGTGGCAAGTGGTCCCGCGTCGAACCGCTGATCACCGAGCGGTTGGTGCGACGGGGGATAGCCGTCACGGTCTACAACCAGGGGGAGGGCGCAAGTTGA
- a CDS encoding PfkB family carbohydrate kinase — protein sequence MSRDIDVLVLGGAGVDTIVYVPELPLPYADSYMIDSGIRTRAGQTGDFVAIGLSGLGLRTHHLDFLGEDPEGDLVRALHREHGIALTAVPQPAGTKRAVNLVGPDGRRLSLYDTSRAHADDRFPEDTLRTLAGAGRHAHVSITHPCTHALPALREAGVSLSTDLHNWDGENPYHEPFAYAADVVFLSAAALTDPERTMRRIAERGRAEVVVATAGAEGAYLLTEGVLTHVPTVAPPAPVVDSNGAGDAFAAAFLYGRLSGEPPHRCALYGAVAGAHACTVPSTQTDAIGRDELLARAASFEALRP from the coding sequence TTGAGCCGCGACATCGACGTGCTCGTGCTGGGCGGTGCCGGGGTGGACACGATCGTGTACGTCCCCGAGCTGCCGCTCCCGTACGCCGACAGCTACATGATCGACAGCGGGATCCGTACCCGCGCCGGTCAGACCGGGGATTTCGTCGCCATCGGACTCAGCGGCCTCGGCCTGCGCACCCACCACCTCGACTTCCTCGGCGAGGACCCCGAGGGCGACCTCGTCCGAGCCCTGCACCGCGAGCACGGCATCGCCCTGACCGCGGTCCCGCAGCCCGCCGGCACCAAGCGCGCGGTCAACCTGGTCGGGCCGGACGGACGGCGCCTGTCCCTGTACGACACCAGCAGGGCACACGCGGACGACCGGTTCCCCGAGGACACACTGCGGACCCTCGCGGGGGCCGGCCGGCACGCGCATGTGTCGATCACCCACCCCTGCACCCATGCCCTCCCCGCCCTCCGCGAGGCCGGCGTCTCGCTCTCCACCGACCTCCACAACTGGGACGGCGAGAACCCGTACCACGAGCCTTTCGCGTACGCGGCCGACGTGGTGTTCCTCTCCGCGGCCGCCCTGACCGACCCGGAGCGGACCATGCGCCGCATCGCCGAGCGGGGGAGAGCCGAGGTGGTCGTCGCCACCGCCGGAGCGGAGGGCGCGTACCTACTGACCGAGGGCGTGCTCACGCACGTTCCCACGGTGGCCCCGCCGGCGCCGGTGGTGGACTCCAACGGCGCCGGCGACGCCTTCGCGGCCGCCTTCCTCTACGGCAGGCTGTCCGGCGAGCCACCGCACCGATGCGCTCTGTACGGCGCGGTGGCCGGCGCCCACGCCTGCACCGTGCCATCGACGCAGACGGACGCGATCGGACGGGACGAACTCCTCGCGCGCGCGGCCTCGTTCGAGGCCCTGAGGCCCTGA
- a CDS encoding M1 family metallopeptidase, with protein MHRRIMAPGALATASLMLAIPASAASNSPGAPGIGDPYYPAYGNGGYDVSHYDLRLKYQPATDELEGTATLLAKTTQDLSRFNLDFLLDVDEVRVNGAKASFGTSGEHELEITPKSPLAKGTAVTVVVRYRGVPSSKKAYGFTSWHRTPDGGVGANEPEAAWWWFPSNDHPLDKATYDVSVLVPDGTQAISNGTLQSTSSRLGWTRYNWRSNKPQATYLATLAVGKFDVTTGTSESGIPVINAYSKDLGDHYGAARASIERTGEIADWLSEYFGPYPYNALGGYVPNTDTGYALETQTRPFYSPANFANGSNTSVVVHELAHQWYGDLVSVKDWKDIWINEGFARYAQWLWSEHEGEGTAQEIADYVYASRAAGDAFWQVRPGDPGPENQFHIAVYDRGALTLQALRNEIGDDAFFAILKGWTQKYAYGNASVADFQRYAEEVSGKPLAALFDTWLFQPSKPAAPAARSASIARSAKDPVQPKSWKKIAATNGVHDHGHEGEH; from the coding sequence GTGCACCGCAGAATCATGGCGCCGGGCGCGCTCGCAACCGCCTCTTTGATGCTGGCGATCCCGGCATCGGCCGCGAGTAACTCCCCCGGCGCTCCGGGCATCGGCGACCCCTACTACCCGGCCTACGGCAACGGCGGATACGACGTCTCCCACTACGACCTCCGGCTGAAGTACCAGCCGGCCACGGACGAGTTGGAGGGTACGGCGACCCTGCTGGCCAAGACCACGCAGGATCTGTCCCGCTTCAATCTGGACTTCCTGCTGGACGTCGACGAGGTCCGGGTCAACGGCGCGAAAGCGTCGTTCGGGACGTCGGGCGAGCACGAGCTGGAGATCACGCCGAAGAGCCCGCTGGCCAAGGGCACGGCTGTCACGGTCGTCGTGCGCTACCGCGGTGTGCCGTCGTCGAAGAAGGCGTACGGCTTCACCAGTTGGCACCGCACCCCGGACGGCGGTGTCGGGGCGAACGAGCCCGAGGCCGCCTGGTGGTGGTTCCCGAGCAACGACCACCCGCTCGACAAGGCGACGTACGACGTCTCGGTGCTGGTCCCGGACGGCACGCAGGCCATCTCCAACGGCACGCTGCAGTCGACGAGTTCACGGCTGGGCTGGACCCGCTACAACTGGCGCTCGAACAAGCCCCAGGCGACCTATCTCGCCACGCTCGCGGTCGGCAAGTTCGACGTGACCACGGGGACCAGCGAGAGCGGTATTCCGGTCATCAACGCCTACAGCAAGGACCTGGGCGACCACTACGGCGCGGCGCGGGCGAGCATCGAGCGGACCGGGGAGATCGCCGACTGGCTGAGCGAGTACTTCGGGCCGTACCCCTACAACGCGCTCGGCGGGTATGTGCCGAACACCGACACGGGGTACGCCCTGGAGACGCAGACGCGGCCGTTCTACAGCCCGGCGAACTTCGCGAACGGGTCGAACACCTCCGTCGTCGTCCATGAGCTCGCCCATCAGTGGTACGGCGACCTGGTGTCCGTCAAGGACTGGAAGGACATCTGGATCAACGAGGGCTTCGCCCGGTACGCGCAGTGGCTGTGGTCGGAGCACGAGGGTGAGGGGACGGCGCAGGAGATCGCCGACTACGTGTACGCCTCGCGTGCGGCCGGCGATGCCTTCTGGCAGGTGCGGCCCGGTGACCCCGGGCCGGAGAACCAGTTCCACATCGCGGTCTACGACCGGGGTGCCCTGACGCTGCAGGCGCTGCGCAACGAGATCGGGGACGACGCCTTCTTCGCCATTCTCAAGGGCTGGACGCAGAAGTACGCCTACGGCAACGCGTCGGTGGCCGACTTCCAGCGGTACGCCGAGGAGGTGTCCGGCAAGCCGCTGGCGGCGCTCTTCGACACGTGGCTGTTCCAGCCGTCGAAGCCGGCCGCTCCGGCGGCGCGCAGTGCGTCCATCGCCAGGTCGGCCAAGGACCCGGTGCAGCCGAAGTCCTGGAAGAAGATCGCGGCTACGAACGGCGTGCACGACCACGGGCACGAGGGCGAGCACTGA